From Toxotes jaculatrix isolate fToxJac2 chromosome 7, fToxJac2.pri, whole genome shotgun sequence:
ACCCCTCTCCAACTACTCTGGAGTCTATTTCCAGAGGCCCAGATGGACGCTTCATTGTCCAACCACTGCCAGAGGGTTCCAGTCCCTCTAATAAGAAAAACTTGAAGAAGGATGTCCTGCAAGGTAATGGTGCAGCAAGTGGCTCAGGGAGCAACCGGACATCATTCAGGGACTCTCCAAAGTCAAGCATCTTAAGCTCAGAGAAGGACGAGAGGAAGGATTCTCCTCTCACTGTGGACGTCCCAGAGCTCAGCAggcctcctccctctcctggtAGAGTACGGGCCATGGCCAGAAACTTCTCCCGTCATGGCTGCTTTTACTCTGATGACGAACAAGGCTCAGAGGCCCTGCTGGAAAGAGCCAGCTTTTATTCAGACAACAGCGAGAAAAAACCTAGTGATTCTCTCCGGAGATACCGCATGGCGGGCCACAATGAAGATCTGTTCCCCAGTCTGGGCAGGAGAACAAAGCTTCtggatagagacagagacaggcttCACCATTTGGGCTACAAGCCTATGGAAAGTCAGCTGACTAATAACAGCACCTTGGTCTCACAACTAGACAGTGAGCTGGAAAGGGATAGTATCAACAAGTGTGTCCAACTGGcaaaggaaagggaggaaatggagagagagctAGAGAGCTATACAAATGATCAGAGAAGCCGTGGTCGTGGAAGAGATGAGCGACAGTCTGTTACGACAAAGAGCCCTCAAAGGGATGTGCCCAAGTCAGAGCAAGAGCCAGTATGGAAACCACAAGATGTCACtatcagacagaaacacaggccTTCAGGCCAGACAAGCCGGGTATCTGACTATCGGAGGGCGTGCTACTTTGGGAACACCAGCAGTCCCATGGACCGGCTCCCTACGTCTCGCATACAGTGGGATATTAGCCCTGTTACCTCTGTCACCAGCCTCATTCCTGTACAGAGCCCCCGGGAGACCCTGGGATCACCCAGGTCACGGCATCCTCGCTCATTTAGGGAGACCTCGGAGGACTCTCTTGCTGTTGATTCATCACGCTCACCTGTCACCCAAAACACCTCCCTGCCCATGCTGTCCCCTGACATCACCTCAAAAAGCCcacctgttctgtgtttagAAACCCCAGGCAGAGCCAGGTCATTGAGTCCTCTGGGTGATCCAGATATATGCAGGAAGTCCGTGACTGACCGGGACTTGCGGGAAAAGACACAGGACGGAGGTGTTGTTCCCAGGTCCAGACATTCATATGCATATGCAGGCTCTCAGCCCTGGGACTCAGCTGCCAGAAGTCCTTCAGGTGACAGTGAGCGGCCTGAAAGCTCAGCTTCTGTACCATATAATCAACCTGAGAGAACTGCAGACTATACAGCCACAAGGGATCCCAGTCCCTCTAGTTATTCTACTTTACCCTATGAACATCATGATGTAGGGGCAAAGgccaaagacagagagactcaGGGTCGGGATGAGCGACGGAGTTCAGGGTTTTACTCTGAGTTAGAAAGGGAGGGGGTCCGAGCACGCTCCAGAAGGAGTGACAAATGTCTTTTCTCCGACAGTCCTAGCCCTATTTCAACACTGACTCTTGTAGAAGAGGTCGAGACCGACCAGTCCCAATTTTCTGTGCCCAGAATGTCAGAGTCCTTCAAGGCCAAGCCTGTGGCCCCATCTCCCAAAATGTCCCCACTGCAGACAAGTGCAATTCTTGAGTACCTGAGCCTTCCAGGTTTCATTGAAATGAGTGTGGATGAGCCTGTGGAAGAAGCTGAAGTCACAGACACCGCTGGACAGAGTTCAGCACAAAATCCAGAACAATCTGTGGTGGCTAAGCCTGATGTCGTTCCTAAAAACTGGGAGGTTCATGTGGAAGAAAACCAGGAAACAGACTCGAACTCAAAGGAGGTTTGCTTTGAACAAACTCATTCTGAGGCTGCTGCAGAGCCCAGCTTTGACACTTGTAGAAAACAAGGTTATAAACGCTCCCCCCATGTGGAAGCTAGAGATTCTTCACTTAGAGTAAGATTCCCAGATGAGACAAGACTACCCTCACGTGGTCCAGAGAAAACTAGCAAGCAGCTCTATGACGAGAAAACACAAATTCGAGTTGGGAATAAAAGCACAGACCGGCCTGAATCCAGACTTGGATCCAGGTCAGCTCACACCTTGTTCAGTGCAGCTAAAGGCATGGCAGATATAGTGTCAAAACACTCCCAGAGTTTTGTAGACAGTAGTGAGTCTTTATCAGAGCAATCCCAAAGACAATCTTCTCAGGGCAGCAGGACTAATAACATTGCATCACGGATATGTCAAGCCCCTGTGCCATTTCTGAAGAAATCACTAAGTATAGGCCCTTGTAGGACGCTCTCGGGCATGGGACAGCCTCGTCCTTTCCTAAAGAAATCCATCAGTTTAGGCTCACAGAGGTGGGAGCACTATGAGACCCCAAGGACTTACATTTCTGAGAGGTGTTACTGGGACGAGTTTCCAAACCCAGATGTCAGGGTGAAGTCCTACAGTTTGGGCCGCACTCCACCTTCCCTTCCCAGACCAGGCCCCTCTTGGCGGGAGTATGTCCCATTCAGACGCCCCAGCATGGGGAGCCTAGAAAAGCCTCATCATGCACAAAGACCTTTAGCTAGTCCTTCCTACCTCACGCCCTCTATGTACCCACCCAGACAAGCCTCACTCTCCCCAATGCTGGAACCCTCCGATCCACGACGGCAAGCCACTGTTTTCCCAGAGTCCTCCAGGTGGTCTCCCTCTTATCAAGAAACTCTGAGGTCTGCCCAGCATAAATATGTCCCCATGCCCTCCTCCATTCCTGTGCCCCAGTACCAACACTGGCCAGGATCCAGAGGTGAAAGCATGAGACCCATGGACCCCAGGAGGGGCCCTCCGAGGTCCTACCTGCCTAGGGGCATCAGCTGGCCTTCCCCTTATTACACCCCCTTCCCAcccagggagggagagagttaCAGACATCCAGACAGGATgatggggaggggaggggagccTGAGATCCGGGAGGTCAGAGAGATCAG
This genomic window contains:
- the LOC121184008 gene encoding protein turtle homolog A-like, which gives rise to MADIVSKHSQSFVDSSESLSEQSQRQSSQGSRTNNIASRICQAPVPFLKKSLSIGPCRTLSGMGQPRPFLKKSISLGSQRWEHYETPRTYISERCYWDEFPNPDVRVKSYSLGRTPPSLPRPGPSWREYVPFRRPSMGSLEKPHHAQRPLASPSYLTPSMYPPRQASLSPMLEPSDPRRQATVFPESSRWSPSYQETLRSAQHKYVPMPSSIPVPQYQHWPGSRGESMRPMDPRRGPPRSYLPRGISWPSPYYTPFPPREGESYRHPDRMMGRGGEPEIREVREIRDGGRASYASQSSGRGSAGLFRHSLSITPTLLSSPETTEESERHRAEMELPERRAKRRNTSVDESYEWDSADACVDSEVLEAMRFDQSQMGLRRGRGELRYDQTGGLQDHQQTGPSPSVSPPVSNPPRCQFSRSLSEARFNALRQEYQEYRRAQESICSREPCLTPGHDSDSDTNSALL